From Thalassotalea psychrophila:
TCTGTTCTAAATGGTATTCATAACCACAGAGTCATTGATAAATATACCGATAATCACCAGAGCGTAAGAGCACTTAAGACCTTGTTAACAGCTGAACGAAAGAGATTTTCTGCAGTGATTTCAGATGTGGTCTTCGATCATTTTCTTGCCCGTCACTGGGATAAATTTAGTCAGCAATCATTTGCTCAATTTAGACAAAGCAGTTATCAACAACTTTCATTAGTTACAAACATAATGCCAGAACGAATGCGCTTTACCGTTGAAAAAATGATAGCTCAGGATTGGCTCCGTTCGTATCAAAATATCAACCATACTGGCAAGGCGATAGATTCAATTTCTCGGCGAATAAGGTTTGAAAATAATTTATCAGGCGCAATTGATGAAGTGAAAATGCATTACGGAGAATATGAATCGGCTTTTTTAGAGTTTTTCCCTCAGCTGCAATCCTATATGTTAAGCAACAGCAAAGAATAAAAAGCATCAAATAGACCGATTAACTAAAACCTAAGCAGAGATTTTAGTTCAACGACTTTGTTAAAGTATCATTTTAATCGCCAGAAAATAGTATTGTATGTGTGCTAAGAACTTCAATTTAGAACAATTTATTGCTGATGCCCGAAAAGCTGCCATTAGCGAAAACCCGATCAATGCAGCAGAGACGTTGATGCAAACTACTGTTGCTGATTGTAAAGGTGTTATTGCTAATATGCCGGCAATTGCAGAATGTGAAAGAATGTTGTTTGAAGATGAAACGGTATCTATATGGTATTGCCGCTTTGAGCCAAATTTGATTGTTCCTGCTCATGATCATCAAATGCATGTTGTTGTCGGCGTGTATCAAGGTATTGAAGAACACAGTTTTTTTGATAACAGTAATGGTGAATATAAAGAAGTTAAGTCGTTGAACATAGGTGCAGCACAGGTAACTAAGCTGAGCCCTAATCAAATACATACTGTTACTGCCACTAAAACTGCAAGTCACGCTTTACACATTTACCTTGGTAAATTATCTACTGTTGAACGCTCTTTATTCGAATTTGAGAGTGGTAATGAAATTCCATTTTCAGTAGAAAATTACGAGAAGCTGGCACAAGTAAACTAGTTAATATTTAATCCAAAAAGCTAATAGTGAATACACATAGTGTATTTTTTGAAATTGTTTTATATACTTGAGCGATTCAAAAAATTAAGAAAAATATTATGAAAGCATTTACTAAGAAAATTGGCTATGTATACGCATTTGCCATTGGCGCTTTAATTATTGGCACTTTAGTTGATAATGATCCTGCGTTGAAATCTATCGACACATTTATTACCGAGCAAAACATCGATAAGTCGGTGCCTAAATGGAAGGAGCAATTACCTAAGCCTCCACAGGTTAACTTCGCAGAAAATAAAACTTATTTTTGGGAACTGGTAACTAATAAAGGGCCGGTGACTATAGAGTTATTTCCACAATATGCACCTATGCATGTTTCAAGTACGATTTACTTAACCCAATTAGGGTTTTACGATGACTTAAAATTTCATCGAGTTATCCCAGGTTTTATGGCGCAAGGTGGCGATCCAAAAGGTACTGGCCGCGGTAACCCTGGTTTTAAGTACCAAGGCGAATTCCATGACGACGCAAGCCACTCTAAACCGGGTATGTTATCAATGGCAAATGCAGGGCCAAATACTGATGGTTCGCAATTTTTTATTACCTTTAAGGAAACTCGTTTCCTAGATGGACGTCATACCGTATTTGGTCAAGTTGTTGATGGTATGGATACGTTACAAGAGTTTGAAAAACTAGGCAGTCAAAGTGGACGTCCAAGTGAAGAATTGTTGATAATGACGGCTGCTATTGCCGTAAAATAAAGTTACTGTAATCACCAAATATACTCGTTGTTTACTTTAATTAGTATTAAGCAACGAGTATTTTTTACTTCAAGGAAGAAGGAATGCAAATAGCCAAGGGGGCAATAGATTTGTAATGTCTTTTAATAGATATTACATAAATGTTGCGATGTCATCAAATGGCTTTTTAACTTGTGCATGTTTAGGCACTGTTGCATCAATATCTGGATAGCCGGCAATTAATAACATATAAGCTCTGTCATTATCGCCACGCTGACAAATTTTATTTAAAAATGACATAGGTTTTGGCGTATGAGTAAGTGTTGCCAAACCAGAGTTATGCAGTGCATTAATTAAAAAGCCCGTAGCAATACCAACTGATTCATGCACATAGTAATTAGTATTTCTATCTTCCGCATCTAAACCACCACGCTTTTGACTAAATATTGCAATTAACCATGGCGCTTTTTCTAGGTATGGTTTGCTAGCATCTGTGCCCAGTGGTTTTAATGCGTCAAGCCATTCTTCGCCGGCTCTACCATCATAAAAACCTTGCTCATGCAGTTCAGCTTGTTCTCTAATTTGCTGTTTAATTTCACTCGAATGTATGGCAACAAAATGCCATGGCTGATGGTTTGCTCCACTTGGAGCTGTTGCTGCAGCTTTGATGCAGTTTTCAATAACAGCTCTATCGACATTGCGTTCACTAAACTTACGAACAGAATGACGACGTTTAATATCGTTATAAAATAGCTCCGAGCGCTTTAGCATTTCATTTTCTGGATATTCTATATAGTCACTTAACGGTGAGCAGTCATGATCTTTCATACACTATTCTCATATTATCTAGTTACATTTAGTCTTAGCATAGCGGTCGGTATCGTTATCAATCAAGTAAAAAATTTGTTAATCTACGCATTAATTACCACTCTGAAGTTATAAGCATTTATGTCAGTGCAATCTCAAATTCATCATCCCTGGAAAACACCGTTTGTGTTTTTAGTTTTATCGTCCGTGGTAATGACCCTGGCGTTTTCTGGTTGGATGGCGATGTTGAATAATTTCACCATTGAAGTGGCCAACTTTAGTGGTGCAGAAATAGGCATGCTGCAGTCCTTTCGTGAAATTCCCGGCTTTCTCGCTTTCACCGCTATTTTTTTATTGTTAATAATGAAAGAGCAAACCTTTGCGCTAGCTTCGCTGTGTTTATTAACTATTGGAGTCTCGGTAACTGGTTATTTCCCGTCGGAATATGGCTTATATGCGACAACGGTGATTATGTCGATAGGGTTTCATTATTACGAAACAGTAAACCAATCATTAAGCTTGCAGTGGTTTTCTAAAGAAGAAGCGCCAGAAAAACTCGGCAAACTTATTTCAATAAAATCTATAGCAGCATTAGTTGTATACGGTTTTATTTGGTTAGCGTTTAGTTACTTCTCCATGGAATTTAAAAATGCTTATGTCATTCTTGGCGGTTTAGGCTTAGGTATAACGTTATGGATGTGGATGTTTATGCCGCATTTTCCTGAAAAAGTAACTCAGCATAAAAAAATAATTCTTCGAAAACGTTATTCATTATATTACTTGCTAACTTTTTTAAGTGGCGCACGCCGACAAATTTTTGTTGTATTTGCTGGTTTTATGATGGTTGAAAAGTTCGGCTATTCAGTGGCCGATATTACTCTTTTGTACATGCTCAATCATTTACTTAATATTTATATCGCGCCAAAAATAGGTGCATGGATCGGCCGTGTTGGTGAACGTAAAGCATTAACATTCGAGTACATTGGTTTAATTCTAGTTTTTAGCGGTTATGCGCTAGTTGAAAATGCCAACATTGCTGCCGGCTTGTATGTGATTGATCATGTATTTTTTGCCATGGCTATTGCCATTAAAACTTATTTTCAAAAGATAGCAGATCCTAAAGATATCGCCTCGAACGCTGGGGTGAGTTTTTCAATAAACCACATTGCTGCAGTAGTGATCCCGGCAAGCTTTGGTTTGTTGTGGTTATATAGTCCGAGCTTAGTGTTTTATGCTGGTGCTGGACTTGCTGCCTGTTCATTAATTGCCAGTCAGTGGGTGAATACTAATGCAGAGAAAAAGCCTCTGGAAGTGGTTTCATAGTTTTTGTCTAGGACGTAAATGCCTGTTGTTACTTGAAATAACGGTTTTTATGTCCATAATCTATAAATTACAATACCTGTCACTGTAATTTCATTAGGTGAAAATATGTTGTCAGCAAGATGTTTATCACACCATTTAATTTCTTTTTCACTGCTGCTGAGTTGCACTGGTTGTCTACTTGCTTCCTGTTTTAGCTATTGTGCAGAAATGGATTTACAGAGCTTCAGTATTCGTGCTCGCGTTTCTGAGGATACAATGCTGGGTAAAGATGCGCCGGAAGATTTTGAAGCGTACGATGTATCTTTGAACTTCGACCTACCTTGGAAAAACTATTCAATGTCGGGCTGGGGTATAGGCACGAATTTGATGGCAAGCAGTGGAATTTTGCGGGGAGCGGGTAAAAATGCTCTCGTTGTTTCTCTCACCCCTGAATTGATCTTGGGGACTGAAGACAGGCGATTTATTGTGGACTTGGGGGCAGGTGGAGCACTGTTCAGCAGACATCGCTTTGGGACGCAGGATTATGGCGGGCCTTTCCAGTTTGTCCTTACGGTGGGCGTCGCTGTTCCGCTCTACAAAAAACTGAGGCTGGGTTATCGATTTTTACACTATTCCGATGCCGGCGTTAATGGTTCAGATACTATAGGGGCAGATTTTCACATGATCATGTTCATTTATAGATTTTGATCATCAACGGCTCTCTCCGTCATGGTTGGGTAAAAGCCAGTACTAAATTCGGCCTGTTATTGAAGAGATTAATTTATTTTTAAGTATCAATATATCTGGAGGGGGTCCCTCATCTCGCTCTGCTCGACAATTGCTCCTGCATTGTTCTAACTACGTGCATCCATGCACTAGTCGTGGGGGATGACGTTGTATTTTTTCTATCAATATATGAGTATCAAAAAAGGCGCCATCAAGGCGCCTTCTGTATTCCGATAAATTCGTTGTTTAACCAACAAACTTACGAGCGTTACGGAACATTCTCACCCATGGAGAATCTTCTAGCCATTCGTCCTAGGTTCAGCGCCAAGAGTTAGCTTTTGTTAATGGCATAAAAAAAGCCAGAGATGTTAATCACTGGCTTTCTAAAATTTTTCTATGTATTACTATTAACCAACAAACTTACGAGCGTTACGGAACATTCTCACCCATGGAGAATCTTCTAGCCATTCGTCCTAGGTTCAGCGCCAAGAGTTAGCTTTTGTTAATGGCATAAAAAAGCCAGAGATGTTAATCACTGGCTTTCTAAAATTTTCCTATGTATTACTATTAACCAACAAACTTACGAGCGTTACGGAACATTCTCACCCATGGAGAATCTTCTAGCCATTCGTCAGGATGCCAAGAGTTAGCAACCGTTCTAAATACACGCTCAGGATGTGGCATCATAATCGTTACTCGACCATCGGTAGTTGTTAGTGAAGTAATACCATCTGGCGAACCGTTAGGGTTTGATGGGTATGTTTCAGTAACTTGACCGTAGTTATCAACATAACGTACAGATACAGTACCAGAATCGTTGGCAGCACCAATTGCTTCTTCAGATTTAAATTCAGCATGACCTTCACCGTGTGACACAGCAATTGGCATACGTGAACCTTCCATACCTTTAAAGAAGATAGATGGAGATTCTTGAATTTCAACTAAAGAGAAACGTGCTTCAAAACGCTCTGATTTGTTTTGTACAAAGTGTGGCCATAAATCTGCACCAGGAATGATTTCTTTTAAGTTAGAAAGCATCTGACAACCATTACACACACCTAATGAGAACGTGTCTTCACGATGGAAGAAGGTACGGAACATTTCGCGAACATCATCATGGAACAATATTGATTTAGCCCAGCCTTCACCAGCGCCTAATACATCACCGTAAGAGAAACCACCACAAGCAACTAGTCCTTTAAAGTCAGCTAAGTCTACACGACCAGCTAAAACGTCAGACATATGAACATCAATAGTTAAGAAGCCAGCACGGTCAAATGACGCTGCCATTTCAACGTGTGAGTTAACACCTTGCTCACGTAAAATTGCAACTTTCGGATTAGATTCATTTATTGCATCTTTTGCTATATGCTCTGCAACAATATCTTCATTTAAATCGAAAGTTAGTTCCGTGTTTAAACCAGGATCTTCTGTATCAAATTTGAGTGCATGTTCTTGTTCTGCACAATCTGGGTTGTCACGTAAAGACTGCATTTTAAATGTTGTTTCTGCCCAAACCGTACGATAGTAAGTACGAGAATTAGCTAATACTTCTGTCCCATCTCGGCTGAAACGAATAAAGTCTTCATTATTGATGCGGCCAATATCAGTGAAACAATCCTGAATACCAAACTCTTCAATAATTGCGTGGATTGCATCAACATCGTCTTCACGAATTTGAATAACCGCACCCAGCTCTTCATTAAACAATACGCTTAAATCATCACCGGCAAGTTTTGAAATATCAATATCAACACCAGTGTGGCCAGCAAATGCCATTTCAACAACGGTAGTAAATAAACCGCCGTCACTGCGGTCATGGTAAGCAAGAAGCTTTTCTTCGCTTACTAAGCGCTGCATTGCGTTAAAGAAATTCTTTAATACTTCAGGGCTATCTACGTCTGGCGTAGTTTGACCTAATTGTTTGTAAACCTGCGCGATACATGAACCACCTAAACGATTCTTACCTTTTGATAAATCAATAGCAACAATGCGACTATCGCCTTTATCTGTACGTAGCTCTGGTGTAACCGTTTTGCGAATATCTTCTACACGACCAAAGGCAGTGATTACCAAAGACATTGGTGAGGTAACTGATTTATCTTCACCGTTTTCATTCCACTTGGTTTTCATACTCATTGAGTCTTTACCAACCGGAATAGTTAAACCTAACGCCGGACAAAGCTCTTCACCAATTGCATGAACCGCTTCATATAAACCAGCATCTTCACCAGGGTGACCTGCGGCCGACATCCAGTTAGCAGATAACTTAATGCGATTTAAATCGCCAATGTCAGTACCGGCAATATTTGTTAACGACTCTGCTACTGCTAAACGAGCAGATGCGCCAAAGTTCAATAATGCCACAGGTGTTCTTTCACCAAGTGCCATTGCTTCACCGTGGTAAGTGTCTAATGCTGCAGCAGTAACACCACAATCGGCAACAGGAACCTGCCAAGGGCCAACCATTTGGTCACGGTTAACCATACCCGTAACAGTACGATCACCAATAGTGATTAAGAATGTTTTCTCTGCAACAGTCGGTAGACGTAAAATACGATCAGCGGCATCTTCTAGCTTAATATCATTTAACTTAAGCTCAGCGCCAGTTTCAGTTAAACGCTCTACATCACGATGAAGCTTCGGTGTTTTACCTAATAAAAGATCAAGCGATAAATCGATAGGGCTGTTATCAAAATGGCTATCAGTAACGGTTAAGTGCTCTTCTTCAGTAGCATAACCCACAACAGCAAATGGCGCTCGTTCACGTTCACAAATTGCTCTGAACTCATCCATGCGTTCTGGTGCTATTGCCATAACATAACGTTCTTGTGACTCGTTACACCAAATTTCAAGTGGCGACATGCTGCGTTCATCGTTTGGTACATTACGAAGTTCAAAGTTACCACCACGGCCACCATCAGAAACTAGTTCTGGGAATGCGTTTGATAAACCACCAGCACCAACATCGTGAATGAATAAAATTGGGTTGTCATCGCCAAGTTGCCAACAACGGTCAATAACTTCCTGACAACGTCGTTCCATTTCAGGGTTTTCACGCTGAACAGAGGCAAAGTCTAAGTTTTCAGCAGACTGACCAGAAGCCATACTTGAGGCTGCTGAACCACCAAGACCAATGTTCATTGCCGGACCACCTAAAGCAACTAAGTTAGCGCCAACAACAATCTCGCCTTTTTGTACGTGTTCGTCACGAATGTTACCTAAACCACCGGCAATCATGATTGGTTTGTGATAACCACGAACTTCCAAACCATTAAATGATTGTACTTGTTCTTCATAAGTACGGAAGTAACCTAAAATTGCCGGACGACCAAATTCATTGTTAAATGCTGCGCCGCCTAATGGGCCTTCCATCATAATGTCAAAAGCAGTAACGATGCGCTCAGGTTTACCAAAGTTTGTTTCCCATGGTTGTTCAAAACCTGGAATACGTAGATTTGAAACACTGAAACCAACTAAGCCAGCTTTTGGTTTAGAACCAATACCAGTAGCACCCTCATCTCGAATTTCACCACCAGAACCTGTAGCGGCGCCAGGGTAAGGAGAAATAGCAGTAGGGTGATTATGCGTTTCAACTTTCATTAATATTTGAATGTCTTCTTGCGTGTACTCATAAGCTTTAGTTTCTGGGTTAGCAAAAAAACGTCCTGCTTCAGAGCCGACCATAACTGCAGCGTTATCAGAATATGCACTTAAAACGTAATCACCATTTAATTCATGAGTGTTACGGATCATTTTAAATAATGATTTTGGCTGTTTTTGGCCATCAATGGTCCAGTCAGCATTAAATATTTTATGACGACAATGCTCAGAGTTCGCTTGTGCGAACATGTATAATTCGATATCGGTCGGGTTACGGCCTAAACTGGTGAAGTTTTCTAATAAGTAATCAATTTCATCGCTAGAAATTGCTAAACCTAACTCTACGTTAGCTGTTTCTAATGCCTCTCGGCCACCAGCGAGTAAATCAACTGTTGTGTATTCAGTCGGTTCAGCAGTTGCAAATAACGTGTTAGCGTCATTAATATCAGTAAAAATCACTTCCATCATGCGGTCATGAATTAAGTTAGCAAGTTGTGCTGTTTGCTCTGCTGTTAACTCACTACTGGTTTGAATGTAGTAAGCCATACCACGCTCTAAACGGATGATGTTTGTTAAACCACAATTGTGAGCAATATCAGTAGACTTTGAAGACCAAGGTGAAATAGTACCTGGGCGTGGTGTTACTAATAGAAACGTACCTGCTGGCTCATGCTCTTCGATACTTGGGCCATAGGTTAATAATTTTTCCAGCTTGTTTAGTTCATCACTGCTTAATGCTTCACTGTTGTGTGAAAAATGCATAAATTCAGCGTAAACGTCTGTTACAGGAAGATTTAATTGCTCACATTGTGAAAGCAATTTACTAATTCTGAAATCGGAAAGCGCAGGTGCGCCGCGTAAGATTTCCATAGAGGTAGTCACCATAGTTATATTAATATCAATTCCATTAAATTTCTGAACTTACAAAGGGTTAAGAAATGCAATGGAATTGTTACTTTAAAACGATTGTTTTTCGTACATATTTTATTGGTTTTTCGCGCGCATTATAAAAGAATTAGCACCATTTAGTAAGTGCAAAACAGATTGTTTATAAACTAAATTAAAAAAAGACTGTAAAAAATGTACAAATGACTTCACAATGAAATTGATATGAAAAAAATACTCTATAAATTTAAAAACATAGCGTCGTCTTTAACAAGTTTATTAGTTGTTACAGTTTTTCTGTTAACTGCTTGTTCAAATGATAATGAGCCAACTGATTTACAGCAAATTGTTAAACGCGGAACGTTAAAAGTAGGGACATTATTTGGTCCTAACAGTTACTACCTAGGTGCTACCGGACCACGTGGGTTTGAATTTGAATTAGCACAAGCTTATGCAGATTATTTGGGAGTAGAGTTAGAAATAGTACCAAGTTATACCTTAAATGAATTATTCCCTAAGATAGACAATGGTGATGTTGATATCCTTGCTGCCGGTTTATCAGTGACTCCAGAGCGTCTTACTAAATATCGATTCACCCCAAGTTACGCTGACGTCAGTCAAAAGTTAGTATTCAAACAGGGGCGCGAATGGCCACGTAAAATAGAAGATTTTTCTGGTAGTTTGAAAGTCGCTGAACATTCTAGTCATGCCGAAAATTTACAAACACTAAAAGTCGAACACCCTAATTTATCCTGGACTGTAACCGACGAATTTGATTCAGATGAGTTGCTGCTAGAAGTGCTGGAAGACCGTTTAGATTTTACCATTGCTGACAGTAATTCCTTGGCCATTAATCGTCGCTATTATCCTGAAATTAGTGTCGCTTTTACCATTCAACAACCAAAACCCATTGCCTGGGTTCTAAGTAAGGAAGGTGACGATGCTTTGCTTGCCTCTCTGGTCGAATTTTTTGGTGAAGCTCACCATGATGGCACTATTTTAACACTTGAAGATAAGTACTATGGTCACATTCAAGAATTTAATTATGTTGATACTCGTACCTTTATTGCAGCAGTAGAAAGTAAACTGCCGAAATATCGTCCTATATTTGAACGTCATGGTGTAGAAATGGACTGGCGATTTTTGGCTGCAATTAGTTATCAAGAATCTCATTGGGACCCCCATGCTCGCTCTTATACGGGGGTTCGAGGTATGATGATGTTAACGTTGCCAACGGCTAAACAAATGGGTGTTAAAAGCAGGCTTGATGCCGAACAAAGCATACAAGGCGGGGCAAAATATTTCTTGCAGTTAATCAACCGCATTCCAGCACGCATTAAAAACCCTGATCGCAAATGGTTTGCTTTAGCTGCATATAATGTTGGTTGGGGGCATATGGAAGATGCAAGAGTGATCACTGAACGCCGCGGCGGCGATCCTGATCGCTGGGTTGACGTTAAAGAATCTTTACCCTTGTTAAAACAACGAAAATATTATAAAAATACTAAGTACGGTTATGCCCGTGGTGATGAACCGGTACGTTACGTAGAAAATATTCGTGCTTACTACGACACGCTTTTATTTTTAGAAAAAGATGAAAGTGCGCCAGATGAGCCCGAACCCGTTGTAGAAGAAAGCAATACTGATGCTAGTTAAAGCCAATTTGATTAATTTGGTATAAGACCGGTGTTTAATAATAATAATAAGTAGATAACCGACATAAAATTTTTATTTATGACCGGTATATTTACAGCAAAATATAGTGAAAGTATAAATTATGCGTCCTAGATCTTGTAAAAACAACCAACGTCGTCGCCAATTAAAAGCCTGTAATCGTA
This genomic window contains:
- a CDS encoding acyl carrier protein phosphodiesterase; its protein translation is MNYLAHLYFAKPNKYSLAGNLMGDFTKGVDLSLLPESVLNGIHNHRVIDKYTDNHQSVRALKTLLTAERKRFSAVISDVVFDHFLARHWDKFSQQSFAQFRQSSYQQLSLVTNIMPERMRFTVEKMIAQDWLRSYQNINHTGKAIDSISRRIRFENNLSGAIDEVKMHYGEYESAFLEFFPQLQSYMLSNSKE
- a CDS encoding peptidylprolyl isomerase, which encodes MKAFTKKIGYVYAFAIGALIIGTLVDNDPALKSIDTFITEQNIDKSVPKWKEQLPKPPQVNFAENKTYFWELVTNKGPVTIELFPQYAPMHVSSTIYLTQLGFYDDLKFHRVIPGFMAQGGDPKGTGRGNPGFKYQGEFHDDASHSKPGMLSMANAGPNTDGSQFFITFKETRFLDGRHTVFGQVVDGMDTLQEFEKLGSQSGRPSEELLIMTAAIAVK
- a CDS encoding nitroreductase family protein, whose amino-acid sequence is MKDHDCSPLSDYIEYPENEMLKRSELFYNDIKRRHSVRKFSERNVDRAVIENCIKAAATAPSGANHQPWHFVAIHSSEIKQQIREQAELHEQGFYDGRAGEEWLDALKPLGTDASKPYLEKAPWLIAIFSQKRGGLDAEDRNTNYYVHESVGIATGFLINALHNSGLATLTHTPKPMSFLNKICQRGDNDRAYMLLIAGYPDIDATVPKHAQVKKPFDDIATFM
- a CDS encoding MFS transporter; translation: MSVQSQIHHPWKTPFVFLVLSSVVMTLAFSGWMAMLNNFTIEVANFSGAEIGMLQSFREIPGFLAFTAIFLLLIMKEQTFALASLCLLTIGVSVTGYFPSEYGLYATTVIMSIGFHYYETVNQSLSLQWFSKEEAPEKLGKLISIKSIAALVVYGFIWLAFSYFSMEFKNAYVILGGLGLGITLWMWMFMPHFPEKVTQHKKIILRKRYSLYYLLTFLSGARRQIFVVFAGFMMVEKFGYSVADITLLYMLNHLLNIYIAPKIGAWIGRVGERKALTFEYIGLILVFSGYALVENANIAAGLYVIDHVFFAMAIAIKTYFQKIADPKDIASNAGVSFSINHIAAVVIPASFGLLWLYSPSLVFYAGAGLAACSLIASQWVNTNAEKKPLEVVS
- a CDS encoding acyloxyacyl hydrolase, which translates into the protein MLSARCLSHHLISFSLLLSCTGCLLASCFSYCAEMDLQSFSIRARVSEDTMLGKDAPEDFEAYDVSLNFDLPWKNYSMSGWGIGTNLMASSGILRGAGKNALVVSLTPELILGTEDRRFIVDLGAGGALFSRHRFGTQDYGGPFQFVLTVGVAVPLYKKLRLGYRFLHYSDAGVNGSDTIGADFHMIMFIYRF
- the purL gene encoding phosphoribosylformylglycinamidine synthase, whose amino-acid sequence is MEILRGAPALSDFRISKLLSQCEQLNLPVTDVYAEFMHFSHNSEALSSDELNKLEKLLTYGPSIEEHEPAGTFLLVTPRPGTISPWSSKSTDIAHNCGLTNIIRLERGMAYYIQTSSELTAEQTAQLANLIHDRMMEVIFTDINDANTLFATAEPTEYTTVDLLAGGREALETANVELGLAISSDEIDYLLENFTSLGRNPTDIELYMFAQANSEHCRHKIFNADWTIDGQKQPKSLFKMIRNTHELNGDYVLSAYSDNAAVMVGSEAGRFFANPETKAYEYTQEDIQILMKVETHNHPTAISPYPGAATGSGGEIRDEGATGIGSKPKAGLVGFSVSNLRIPGFEQPWETNFGKPERIVTAFDIMMEGPLGGAAFNNEFGRPAILGYFRTYEEQVQSFNGLEVRGYHKPIMIAGGLGNIRDEHVQKGEIVVGANLVALGGPAMNIGLGGSAASSMASGQSAENLDFASVQRENPEMERRCQEVIDRCWQLGDDNPILFIHDVGAGGLSNAFPELVSDGGRGGNFELRNVPNDERSMSPLEIWCNESQERYVMAIAPERMDEFRAICERERAPFAVVGYATEEEHLTVTDSHFDNSPIDLSLDLLLGKTPKLHRDVERLTETGAELKLNDIKLEDAADRILRLPTVAEKTFLITIGDRTVTGMVNRDQMVGPWQVPVADCGVTAAALDTYHGEAMALGERTPVALLNFGASARLAVAESLTNIAGTDIGDLNRIKLSANWMSAAGHPGEDAGLYEAVHAIGEELCPALGLTIPVGKDSMSMKTKWNENGEDKSVTSPMSLVITAFGRVEDIRKTVTPELRTDKGDSRIVAIDLSKGKNRLGGSCIAQVYKQLGQTTPDVDSPEVLKNFFNAMQRLVSEEKLLAYHDRSDGGLFTTVVEMAFAGHTGVDIDISKLAGDDLSVLFNEELGAVIQIREDDVDAIHAIIEEFGIQDCFTDIGRINNEDFIRFSRDGTEVLANSRTYYRTVWAETTFKMQSLRDNPDCAEQEHALKFDTEDPGLNTELTFDLNEDIVAEHIAKDAINESNPKVAILREQGVNSHVEMAASFDRAGFLTIDVHMSDVLAGRVDLADFKGLVACGGFSYGDVLGAGEGWAKSILFHDDVREMFRTFFHREDTFSLGVCNGCQMLSNLKEIIPGADLWPHFVQNKSERFEARFSLVEIQESPSIFFKGMEGSRMPIAVSHGEGHAEFKSEEAIGAANDSGTVSVRYVDNYGQVTETYPSNPNGSPDGITSLTTTDGRVTIMMPHPERVFRTVANSWHPDEWLEDSPWVRMFRNARKFVG
- the mltF gene encoding membrane-bound lytic murein transglycosylase MltF — protein: MKKILYKFKNIASSLTSLLVVTVFLLTACSNDNEPTDLQQIVKRGTLKVGTLFGPNSYYLGATGPRGFEFELAQAYADYLGVELEIVPSYTLNELFPKIDNGDVDILAAGLSVTPERLTKYRFTPSYADVSQKLVFKQGREWPRKIEDFSGSLKVAEHSSHAENLQTLKVEHPNLSWTVTDEFDSDELLLEVLEDRLDFTIADSNSLAINRRYYPEISVAFTIQQPKPIAWVLSKEGDDALLASLVEFFGEAHHDGTILTLEDKYYGHIQEFNYVDTRTFIAAVESKLPKYRPIFERHGVEMDWRFLAAISYQESHWDPHARSYTGVRGMMMLTLPTAKQMGVKSRLDAEQSIQGGAKYFLQLINRIPARIKNPDRKWFALAAYNVGWGHMEDARVITERRGGDPDRWVDVKESLPLLKQRKYYKNTKYGYARGDEPVRYVENIRAYYDTLLFLEKDESAPDEPEPVVEESNTDAS